The following coding sequences lie in one Myxococcus xanthus genomic window:
- the selB gene encoding selenocysteine-specific translation elongation factor, translating into MIVGTAGHIDHGKTSLVKVLTGIDTDRLKEEKRRGITLELGFAHLTLDDGTVAGVVDVPGHERFVKAMAAGAGGVDMVVLVVAADEGVMPQTREHLDICRLLGVRAGVIALTKSDTLAELGPEWRALVEADLAALTVGTFLESVPVVACSARTGEGLDALRAALTRAAEALPERPSEGPAFLPVDRVFTIKGFGTVVTGTLLSGALSVDDAVSLLPGLPGPLRVRGVQRHGDAVSAVEAGQRAAVNLTGVEPEALHRGMVLVRAGELSETRMLDVELTLLPAAPSPLPRRSKLLLHLGTAQVEATVALLDVERLEPGETTLAQLRLGTSVGALVGQRFILRGARALPGRGATVAGGRILSISPPKRRKGGASAVVPLLEADPAGQVAWLLRQAGYRGLTQPELFGRSALGPRVLTRALELLGARGGALLIDRERRLYLSGDVFEALQGRALSLLATFHEREPLREGLSREELRRRLSSALDARAFLRVLQVLVEGGRVELERDVVRLKGRGRTLSLGDTAARARLAAELSAAALAPPSLPELEQKLQLPASRLRELLGVMVVEGAAVRVSEGLWFAAGALASLRERLVAHLREKKEITTQDFKEMVGQSRKFVIPLSEYFDREKVTLRVGEKRVLRRG; encoded by the coding sequence ATGATTGTCGGGACGGCGGGCCACATCGACCATGGCAAGACGTCCCTGGTGAAGGTGCTCACCGGCATCGACACCGACCGGCTCAAGGAAGAGAAGCGCCGCGGCATCACCCTGGAGCTGGGTTTCGCCCACCTGACGCTGGATGACGGCACCGTGGCCGGCGTGGTGGATGTTCCGGGCCACGAGCGCTTCGTGAAGGCCATGGCCGCCGGCGCCGGCGGCGTGGACATGGTGGTGCTGGTGGTGGCCGCGGACGAGGGCGTGATGCCCCAGACGCGCGAGCACCTGGACATCTGCCGGCTGCTGGGCGTGCGGGCCGGCGTCATCGCCCTCACCAAGTCGGACACGCTGGCGGAGCTGGGCCCGGAGTGGCGCGCGCTGGTGGAGGCCGACCTGGCCGCGCTCACCGTGGGGACCTTCCTGGAGTCGGTGCCCGTGGTGGCTTGCTCCGCCAGAACGGGGGAAGGGTTGGACGCGCTGCGCGCCGCGCTCACCCGGGCCGCGGAGGCGCTGCCCGAGCGGCCTTCGGAGGGGCCCGCCTTCCTGCCGGTGGATCGCGTGTTCACCATCAAGGGCTTTGGCACGGTGGTGACGGGCACGCTGCTGTCGGGAGCGCTGTCGGTGGATGACGCGGTATCGCTTCTGCCCGGACTGCCCGGTCCGCTGCGCGTGCGCGGGGTGCAGCGGCATGGCGACGCGGTGTCCGCCGTGGAGGCGGGACAGCGCGCGGCGGTGAACCTCACCGGCGTGGAGCCGGAGGCGTTGCACCGGGGCATGGTGCTGGTGCGCGCGGGCGAGCTGTCGGAGACGCGCATGCTCGACGTCGAGTTGACGCTGCTGCCCGCGGCTCCGTCCCCGTTGCCTCGTCGCTCGAAGCTGCTGCTGCACCTGGGCACCGCGCAGGTGGAGGCCACGGTGGCGCTGTTGGATGTGGAGCGACTGGAGCCCGGCGAGACGACGCTGGCGCAGCTGCGCCTGGGCACCTCCGTGGGTGCGTTGGTGGGCCAGCGCTTCATCCTGCGCGGCGCGCGAGCCCTTCCGGGACGAGGCGCCACGGTGGCGGGAGGCCGCATCCTGTCCATCTCCCCGCCGAAGCGGCGCAAAGGCGGCGCGTCGGCGGTGGTGCCCCTGCTGGAGGCGGACCCGGCGGGGCAGGTGGCCTGGCTGCTACGGCAGGCGGGCTATCGCGGGCTGACGCAGCCGGAGCTGTTCGGCCGCTCGGCGCTAGGGCCTCGGGTCCTCACGCGCGCGCTGGAGTTGTTGGGCGCGCGGGGCGGCGCGCTCCTCATCGACCGGGAGCGGCGGCTGTACCTCTCCGGCGATGTCTTCGAGGCGTTGCAGGGCCGCGCCCTGTCGCTGCTGGCCACCTTCCATGAGCGCGAGCCCCTGCGCGAAGGCCTGTCCCGCGAGGAGCTGCGGCGGCGGCTGTCCTCCGCGCTGGACGCGCGGGCGTTTCTGCGGGTGTTGCAGGTCCTGGTGGAAGGAGGCCGGGTGGAGTTGGAGCGGGACGTGGTGCGCCTCAAGGGGCGCGGCCGCACGTTGAGCCTGGGGGACACCGCCGCTCGGGCGCGGCTGGCGGCAGAGCTGTCCGCCGCGGCCCTGGCGCCTCCCTCGCTTCCCGAACTGGAGCAGAAGCTCCAGCTTCCCGCCTCCCGGCTGCGTGAGCTGTTGGGCGTCATGGTGGTGGAGGGGGCGGCGGTGCGCGTCTCGGAGGGCTTGTGGTTCGCGGCCGGGGCGCTGGCGTCCCTGCGCGAGCGCCTGGTTGCCCACCTGCGCGAGAAGAAGGAGATTACCACCCAGGATTTCAAGGAGATGGTGGGGCAAAGCCGCAAGTTCGTCATCCCCTTGTCCGAATACTTCGACCGGGAGAAGGTCACGCTCCGGGTAGGAGAGAAGCGGGTGCTGCGTCGCGGATGA
- a CDS encoding phosphoribosyltransferase, whose protein sequence is MATKRQSKPTEKASSKKSPTSKSSRTQAEKLVSIPEDLVLAPQVEAPRQPTGKDQSRGRSASSGVKELTWKEFDRAVQQLAGSIQETFEPQVVVGVAHGGVFVGGALAGALGCPFFPVRISRRSRDRGSSTPRTSKTPQLAGEMPAELKGRRVLIVDDVASSGDTLELATALAREAGAKKVATACLMTKPGGFSPDYSALSSASLMVFPWDYEPSTGDARFDEDPDKAGA, encoded by the coding sequence TCCCCCACGTCGAAGTCGTCGCGGACGCAGGCGGAGAAGCTCGTCTCCATTCCCGAAGACCTCGTGCTGGCGCCCCAGGTGGAGGCGCCGCGCCAGCCGACGGGGAAGGACCAGTCCCGGGGCCGCTCCGCGTCCAGCGGCGTGAAGGAGCTGACCTGGAAGGAGTTCGACCGCGCGGTCCAGCAACTGGCGGGTTCCATCCAGGAGACCTTTGAACCCCAGGTGGTCGTCGGCGTGGCCCACGGCGGCGTCTTCGTGGGCGGCGCGCTGGCGGGGGCGCTCGGTTGTCCGTTCTTCCCCGTGCGCATCAGTCGCCGCAGCAGGGACCGGGGCAGCTCCACGCCTCGCACCTCGAAAACGCCGCAGCTCGCTGGGGAGATGCCCGCGGAGCTGAAGGGCCGTCGCGTGTTGATTGTGGACGACGTGGCCTCCAGCGGTGACACGTTGGAGCTGGCCACCGCCCTGGCGCGCGAGGCGGGCGCGAAGAAGGTGGCCACCGCGTGCCTGATGACCAAGCCTGGTGGCTTCTCGCCGGACTACTCCGCGCTCTCCAGCGCCTCGCTCATGGTCTTCCCCTGGGACTACGAGCCTTCCACCGGCGACGCGCGCTTCGACGAGGACCCGGACAAGGCTGGCGCATGA
- a CDS encoding GNAT family N-acetyltransferase — protein sequence MDDPPPSEPVWAAELARLSLVAEGPQGVAAYSVMKALGDFGFVLQLVVAPSARGQGLGRRMMSHLANHLRAQGCTRWGLNVKRDNVPALALYTSLGMRPAREATTLRVTRAHLAALPPASPDGAVVPVSLEDCGALTEAFGMIPGKLAGFAASDSHRLLGLVDPQTPARRWLGMMDLRASMPLLYPFFAVSPAHARTLLEDAFARLGESVSSLNVSVTDDAPLVHLLREAGAQTRLDTLELRGPLVDAAP from the coding sequence GTGGATGATCCCCCTCCCTCCGAGCCCGTGTGGGCGGCGGAACTCGCCCGACTCTCCCTGGTTGCGGAGGGCCCCCAGGGCGTGGCGGCCTATTCCGTGATGAAGGCCCTGGGGGACTTCGGGTTCGTGTTGCAGTTGGTGGTGGCGCCGTCCGCCCGGGGGCAGGGCCTGGGGCGCCGGATGATGTCGCACCTGGCCAACCACCTGCGCGCACAAGGATGTACCCGCTGGGGCCTCAACGTGAAGCGGGACAACGTGCCCGCGCTCGCGCTCTACACCTCGCTGGGCATGCGGCCGGCGCGCGAGGCCACCACGTTGCGGGTGACGCGGGCGCACCTGGCGGCGCTCCCCCCCGCGTCACCGGACGGGGCCGTGGTGCCGGTGTCGCTGGAGGACTGCGGCGCGCTGACGGAGGCCTTCGGGATGATTCCCGGCAAACTGGCGGGCTTCGCGGCCAGTGACTCGCACCGGCTGCTGGGGCTCGTCGACCCCCAAACACCTGCACGCCGGTGGTTGGGGATGATGGACCTGCGCGCCTCCATGCCTCTCTTGTATCCCTTCTTCGCGGTGTCTCCCGCGCATGCGCGGACCCTGCTCGAAGATGCCTTCGCGCGCCTGGGTGAGAGCGTGTCCTCGCTGAATGTCTCGGTGACGGATGACGCGCCTCTGGTTCACCTGCTCCGCGAAGCGGGAGCACAGACGCGCCTCGATACGCTGGAGCTTCGCGGCCCACTGGTGGACGCGGCGCCCTGA
- a CDS encoding sigma-54-dependent transcriptional regulator translates to MTDANTPPTRGRLLVVDDQRNMRATTALLLRAENYTVFEAATGEEALAQLASGSIDLLLTDLKMEPMDGLTLLRRALEVAPRLQVIMMTAFGSIESAVEAMRLGAYDYVTKPFKESELRYRVERALERARLLRDVDNLTTDFNQRHGLSALVGRSSAMRELTTRLMRVAQSDATVLIQGESGTGKELVARALHAHSRRKARSFVPVNCAAISESLLESELFGHAKGAFTGAVKSRRGLFEEADGGTLFIDEVTETSPTFQSKLLRALQEGEVRRVGESTALRVDVRIVAATNRDIELEVRDKRFRQDLYYRLNVVALRVPPLRERLEDVPALAEHFLERANARSPNPKRLSAAAVAHLMSYGFPGNVRELENLVEQAAALAEGDELLPEDFPVRQGRMTPAHGTPSVAFLDGQGGALGRNASAGPTLAQVVEEAERHAITQALERHGVDLARVADELGVSSTTLWRKMKRLNLRPPSELARE, encoded by the coding sequence ATGACCGACGCGAACACTCCGCCGACCCGAGGAAGGCTCCTCGTCGTGGACGACCAGCGCAACATGCGCGCCACCACCGCCCTGTTGCTGCGGGCGGAGAACTACACCGTCTTCGAGGCCGCCACCGGCGAGGAGGCCCTGGCCCAGCTCGCCAGCGGCAGCATCGACCTGCTGCTGACGGACCTGAAGATGGAGCCCATGGACGGGCTCACGCTCCTGCGGCGCGCGCTGGAGGTGGCACCCCGGCTCCAGGTCATCATGATGACGGCCTTCGGCTCCATCGAGAGCGCCGTGGAGGCCATGCGCCTGGGGGCCTACGACTACGTCACCAAGCCCTTCAAGGAGAGCGAGCTGCGCTACCGCGTGGAGCGCGCCCTGGAGCGCGCGCGCCTGCTGCGCGACGTGGACAACCTCACCACCGACTTCAACCAGCGCCACGGCTTGTCCGCCCTGGTGGGGCGCAGCTCCGCCATGCGCGAGCTCACCACGCGGCTGATGCGCGTGGCGCAGAGCGACGCCACCGTCCTCATCCAGGGCGAGAGCGGCACGGGCAAGGAGCTGGTGGCGCGCGCGCTCCATGCGCACAGCCGCCGCAAGGCCCGCTCCTTCGTGCCCGTCAACTGCGCGGCCATCAGCGAGTCATTGCTGGAGAGTGAGCTGTTCGGCCACGCCAAGGGCGCCTTCACCGGCGCGGTGAAGTCCCGCCGGGGCCTCTTCGAGGAGGCGGACGGCGGCACGCTCTTCATCGACGAGGTGACGGAGACCAGCCCCACCTTCCAGTCCAAGCTGCTGCGCGCGCTGCAAGAGGGAGAGGTCCGCCGCGTCGGTGAGTCCACCGCGCTGCGCGTGGATGTGCGCATCGTCGCCGCCACCAACCGGGACATCGAGCTGGAGGTGCGCGACAAGCGCTTCCGGCAGGACCTCTACTACCGCCTCAACGTGGTGGCCCTCCGCGTGCCGCCATTGCGCGAGCGCCTGGAGGACGTGCCCGCGCTGGCGGAGCACTTCCTGGAGCGGGCCAATGCCCGCAGCCCCAACCCCAAGCGCCTGTCCGCCGCCGCCGTGGCACACCTGATGAGCTACGGCTTCCCCGGCAACGTGCGCGAGCTGGAGAACCTGGTGGAGCAGGCCGCAGCGCTCGCGGAGGGCGATGAGCTGCTGCCCGAGGACTTCCCCGTGCGGCAGGGCCGCATGACGCCGGCCCATGGCACCCCCAGCGTCGCCTTCCTGGACGGGCAGGGCGGGGCGCTCGGGCGCAACGCCAGCGCGGGGCCCACGCTGGCCCAGGTGGTGGAGGAGGCGGAGCGCCACGCCATCACCCAAGCCCTGGAGCGGCACGGGGTGGACCTGGCGCGCGTCGCCGATGAACTCGGCGTTTCCTCCACCACCCTCTGGCGGAAGATGAAGCGGCTCAACCTGCGTCCGCCCAGCGAACTGGCCCGGGAATAG
- a CDS encoding ATP-binding protein — MSTKRYSEAELRALIDTFRNPMLAVVDGGVLVANDAYVALLGLQRAQVEGRSVMDFIQPEDRSRVVERYWRVEAGAPLHEGSQLFQVPCADGVAREVAVTASRFVLERGGGGLLLNCVPMENRPPEMSVAERLVETSAGLVSAHSENAVRRVALKGLEAAGFRARLLRWEGEGLLSRDGEPLPEDARLGLESLADGRPVFGGADQAAPSHVYLPVGGPQAEVLWVEGQWVAPHHGSVLMLFAKVVGAALADARVQAESARSRWEMEAVAQVARFVAQPSPPTQEDFLERVASLLQADAAALHLSTPPEVTLTLSSHVGFQDTADARRLTGVLSCGAEGALSSSADEAPLAEQSGGRLGAGAAVCLIRGGEVCGMLQVLRAPGRPFDERDLRLLGTLSELLVTLLEQRRLRAESSRQLAETRLLLDLARTTSGVLETSSILDVAADFLVRLLDVSNCYILLYDEGARLLRGAAASIAHRDYFRTVVLPLHGDGLAARVARERRPIAVEDVSAADGGFNPELAHRFDEKALLALPLTSREELIGVVVVDDTRGPRAFGPELIELAEATCGQLALSIANARLYESLWASYAELAATRAEMVKRERLAALGELSAIVAHEVRNPLGVIFNAVASLRRLLVPGGDAAMLLDILGEESDRLNRIVGDLLDYTRPRDPVLQQEDLGRVLQDSLEAARMQGGGADRSIRIQSDVEPGLPPVPMDRRLIRQALVNVAVNAIQSMPQGGLVQVRARREAHAGREQLRIDVVDQGPGIPAELLHRVFEPFFTTKAQGTGLGLAVVRRILEEHRGEIAVDSIPGRGTTFTFRLPFSQPPSFP, encoded by the coding sequence ATGAGTACCAAGCGCTACAGCGAGGCGGAGCTTCGCGCCCTCATCGACACCTTCCGCAACCCCATGCTGGCGGTGGTGGATGGAGGGGTGCTCGTGGCCAATGACGCGTATGTCGCGTTGCTCGGCCTGCAACGCGCCCAGGTGGAGGGCCGCTCCGTCATGGACTTCATCCAGCCAGAGGACCGCAGCCGCGTGGTCGAGCGCTACTGGCGGGTGGAGGCCGGTGCGCCGCTCCATGAAGGCTCCCAGCTCTTCCAGGTCCCCTGCGCGGATGGCGTGGCGCGCGAGGTGGCCGTCACCGCGTCCCGCTTCGTGTTGGAGCGCGGGGGAGGGGGCCTGCTGCTCAACTGCGTGCCCATGGAGAACCGGCCGCCGGAGATGTCGGTGGCCGAGCGGCTGGTGGAGACGTCCGCGGGGCTGGTGTCCGCGCACTCGGAGAACGCCGTCCGCCGCGTCGCCTTGAAGGGACTGGAGGCCGCGGGCTTCCGGGCCCGGTTGCTGCGCTGGGAGGGCGAGGGCTTGCTGTCCCGGGACGGGGAGCCACTGCCGGAGGATGCGCGCCTGGGGCTGGAATCGCTCGCGGACGGGCGCCCCGTCTTCGGCGGCGCGGACCAGGCCGCTCCCAGCCACGTCTACCTGCCCGTGGGCGGCCCCCAGGCCGAGGTGCTGTGGGTGGAGGGCCAGTGGGTGGCGCCGCATCACGGCTCGGTGTTGATGCTCTTCGCCAAGGTGGTGGGCGCCGCGCTGGCGGACGCGCGCGTGCAGGCGGAGAGCGCGCGCAGTCGCTGGGAGATGGAAGCGGTGGCGCAGGTGGCGCGCTTCGTCGCGCAGCCGTCTCCACCCACGCAGGAGGACTTCCTGGAGCGCGTCGCGTCGCTGCTCCAGGCGGACGCCGCTGCGCTGCATCTCTCGACGCCTCCCGAAGTCACGCTGACGCTGTCCTCCCACGTGGGCTTTCAGGACACGGCGGACGCGCGCCGGCTCACAGGTGTTCTGTCGTGTGGCGCGGAGGGCGCGCTGTCCTCGTCCGCGGACGAGGCTCCACTGGCGGAGCAGTCCGGAGGGCGGTTGGGGGCGGGCGCGGCGGTGTGTCTGATTCGCGGCGGCGAGGTGTGCGGGATGCTCCAGGTGCTGCGCGCGCCGGGGAGGCCCTTCGACGAACGGGACCTGCGCCTGCTGGGCACGCTGTCTGAGTTGCTGGTGACGCTGCTGGAGCAGCGCCGGCTGCGGGCCGAGTCCTCGCGCCAGTTGGCCGAGACGCGCCTCTTGCTGGACCTGGCACGCACCACGTCCGGCGTGCTGGAGACGTCGAGCATCCTGGACGTGGCCGCCGACTTCCTCGTCCGCCTGCTGGACGTGTCCAACTGCTACATCCTGCTGTACGACGAGGGCGCCCGGCTGCTGCGCGGCGCCGCGGCCTCCATCGCGCACCGCGACTACTTCCGCACGGTGGTGCTGCCCCTCCATGGAGACGGCCTGGCGGCGCGCGTGGCGCGTGAGCGCAGGCCCATCGCGGTGGAGGACGTGTCCGCCGCGGACGGAGGCTTCAACCCGGAGCTCGCGCACCGCTTCGACGAGAAGGCACTGCTGGCGCTGCCGCTCACCTCGCGCGAGGAGCTCATCGGCGTGGTGGTGGTGGACGACACGCGGGGCCCGCGCGCCTTCGGTCCGGAGCTCATCGAGCTGGCGGAGGCCACGTGTGGCCAACTGGCGTTGTCCATCGCCAACGCGCGCCTGTACGAGTCACTGTGGGCCAGCTACGCGGAGCTGGCCGCCACGCGCGCGGAGATGGTGAAGCGCGAGCGGCTGGCCGCGCTGGGCGAGCTGTCCGCGATTGTCGCCCACGAGGTGCGCAACCCGCTGGGCGTCATCTTCAACGCGGTGGCCTCGCTGCGCCGGCTGTTGGTGCCGGGCGGCGACGCGGCCATGTTGCTGGACATCCTGGGGGAGGAGAGCGACCGGCTCAATCGCATCGTCGGCGACCTGCTGGACTACACGCGTCCCAGGGACCCGGTGCTCCAGCAGGAGGACCTGGGACGCGTGCTCCAGGATTCGCTGGAGGCCGCGCGGATGCAGGGCGGCGGCGCGGACCGCTCCATCCGCATCCAATCCGACGTGGAGCCCGGCCTGCCGCCGGTACCCATGGACCGTCGCCTCATCCGACAGGCGCTGGTCAACGTGGCGGTCAACGCCATCCAGTCCATGCCGCAGGGTGGACTCGTGCAGGTTCGCGCGCGCCGTGAAGCCCACGCGGGGCGCGAGCAGCTGCGCATCGACGTGGTGGACCAGGGCCCGGGCATCCCCGCCGAGCTGCTCCACCGCGTCTTCGAGCCGTTCTTCACCACCAAGGCCCAGGGCACCGGCCTGGGGCTGGCCGTCGTCAGGCGCATCCTCGAGGAGCACCGGGGCGAAATCGCCGTGGACAGCATCCCGGGGCGCGGTACCACCTTCACCTTCCGGCTGCCGTTCTCGCAGCCTCCGTCCTTCCCATGA